TTCTTCCCTTTGCTGAGACCTCCGTGTATCCTTAGCAGACCTTCACCAGAAGATAGCTTGGTACAATGGGTGCTTCTCTTTCTTCCaataaggagaaaaggaagatggGCTTTGGTACATTTTCTGGCAAGCAAGAATCTCCTAGGCTGGCCCCAGCTTCAGCTGTTCTACTTTTCAAACCACCACTCCCTCTGGCCAGGCTCCCTGGGGCTCCCTGGGCTCCTTCCTAGTCCTGTCCAAGTCACCTGCCTCCATCTTTCCCACCTGTGTGTCCCTGTGCTTCTGGGAACTGtggaggtggggcccagtggCTGATGTTTACCAACGGGCACTGATGACTCAGAGAGCCAACCCCTCTCCAGGGCAACcagggaggggctgctggggtcAACTGGCTCCTAGAATTGTGATTGCAATAAGGCTATGCCCCCTACGCTTTGGTGGGGTCCTGGTGTATCCCCCCAAGAATTCAGAGTTGAAGCGAGGGCGGTCATCCCTGAAGACATGAATGCCTTCTGCCTTGAAACACAAGCTCCTGGTCCTCTTTTCTGCAGTGGGGCCTCTGCAGCCCAGGAAGGGTAAGACTCATCTGAGATCCAtccctctctccccagccagGGGAGGAGAAAGGACTGGAATTCACCTCTTGATGGCCACATTCCTGGGTTGCCTGGTGATTGCCTAGAAATGGCCTACAGAGATGGCTGGCGGTGGAGCCCTGTGGCCCCCAGCTTTGCATGAGGAGCTCAGTTGAGGGACTGCTAGACCCTGGTCTGAGGCAAATCGGGGGTGGGCAAGGTCAGGACAGTGGGCAGGAGGGTGCCCTGCGGGGCCGGGAAGCTCTGTAGCTCCTTGGGCACAAACCTGGGTGAAACAGAGTCTGCTAGGAAGCAGAGGGTGCTCCGGCGTCCCACGCAGTAGATGAGGTTGTCCACCACCGTGCACTGGAAGGCATCCGGGTAAGGCGTCCGGTACGTGGCACACTCGTACCAGAGCCGGGTGCTGGCGCTGCAGCGGTACACGGCGATACCCAAGCTGCGGTTGAGGTCAAAGCGGTAGAGAAAGCCATTGACCGCCACCATCTCGGCCGTGCGGTCCTTGCTGCCCCCGGTGGGGCAGGCCCACCATCGCTGCTCCTGCGCCGAGAAGCGGAGCAGCAGGAAGCGCAGCGAGCCGCCGGTGACGAAGATCTCCTTGGCACACGCCGTGGCCGTGTGCGCCAGGGCGAACGTGTCACTGGGGAGCGGCGGGACAAAGTCCCAGCGGTCCAGGCGGGGGTCATAACGTTCCACCGAGTTCAGACACTCTCCGCCGATGGCGTACAGGTGCCGGTCCAGGGCCACCAGCCGGCAGTGCGGCCGGGCCTGGTTCAGCGGGCACACCTCGCTCCAGATCCCCGTAAGAGGGTTGTAGCAGAAGACGCGGCTGGAGGGCTGGTGCCCGGGGCCCTGGCAGCCGGACACCACGAAGAGATAATTGAAAAGACTGCAGATGGCACAGCCCCGGGACACGGCCTCGGGGGGCAGGCGAGCCAGCGGGCGCCAGACATCCTGCTCATCGTCATAGCAACAGAGGCCGCCCGAGTCTTCCTTGGGGCACACGTCAGCCACCACCAGGTACTGGCGGCCCTGGAGCCGGCGCTGCAAGATCAGCTCGCGCTCTGCCCCGCTCAGGCACCCGTAGATGTCCGGGCTGCGCAGCACCTGGAGGTAGTTTTCGCTCATCACCTTGTAGGCCGCCTCTTTCAGGGACTCCAGGTTGTGCCTCTTGGCCAAGGTCAGCACCTCATAGCAATTGCCCAGATCCAGGCGGACCTGTGGGGCTGAAGCAGGGGTGAGCGGTACATGGAAGAAATTAGTCCCGGCCACCAGGTGCACATGGGGCTCCCGGCTGCTTCTGTCTGAGTCCGGCAGGGCGCCCGGGTCTGGGCAGGGTGGAGCGGGGAGCCGGAAGCCATCTGGCTGCAGCTGCAACTCTGGGTTCTCCGCTATCTGCAGGAGGCTCTCCTTCCGGCTAAAACCTCGGTTGGAGGGCGACGGCCCTGAATGTGGGGAGGCGGCTCTTTCGGCTGCACCCTTTGTGTCACCGGCTTGGCCTCCCGAGGCTGCCCCTGTTCCCAGGGACCCTGGCGGTGTCCTAGGAGATGGAACCTCAGTCAGGGCTGCTGTCCTGGGAGCCAGCCTGCCCTGGAAGATGGCCTGAGACGTAGATTCCACGTAGTAATCGTACACCTTGCCTTTGAGCCTGGGCTCAACCCCCTCCACCTTCTGTATGAAATTCTCCTCCATTCGGACCCGGGCTATGGACGAGAAGGTATAGGAGGCGTTGGGGGCTCCCTCCTGCTGATGCAGGGTCAGGCCAACATCGGAGGCAGCCTGGAGAACCCCAGGCTCTTCTCTGCTGACCCCTATGACACGGGTGAAGACCCAGCTCTGGTTCATGTCTCTGCTGCCTTGCAAGGGAGCCACGTGGTGACAGTGGGGAGGTTCCAGTTGCCCTAGCCCTGGATGCTCAGGGCGTTTGCCGTCCTGCCATGGAGCAGGCTCACCACCGGCACAGGTGCCGTCGGCTGCTGCAATGAGTCCAGCTGGGGAGCTGTGCGGTTCACTGCCCAAGCGGGGGAGATGGGGAGGGTCAGGGTTACCGCCAACAGCTGTTCTGGCTTCCTGGACGCGGCAGCTAGGAGGCACCTGCTCAGAGTCCGAGCCCTCCCCGCCCAGCTCCTCACCTGAGCCTTTTCTCTGGGGCTTCCTGTCTGTGGAAGTGGCCCCCGTGACCAGGACACAGGGGCCTCTTGGATTCTCCCAGCTGCAGCCCTGTGGTGCTTCAGACCCCTTGCTGCTCCTCCGGCGTCTTGGCCCCCTCTGCAGAGCCCCGGGAGAAGCCTCCTGTGCAGCAGGCTGCCCTGAGCCCTCTGCTTCCTCCTTGGCTTCCGCCTGGGCATTCCCACCCCACCTCTGGGCTGGGGCAGGCCTTGACTTGTACAGCCTGTAGGCCACAGTCACCAGGAGTAGGGCGGCAGCCGACAGCACCACCTTGCCCGTCAGCTGCATGTCCAAATGCCAGTCCTGGGCCTCTGCTCCTCTGGGGAACATGCTTCTCCAGCCAACCTGGGGCTGAGGAATGCCAAGAATCTGATTAATAATTGCCCGGTAGGGACCAGTTCATGGGTCCTGCCGAGCGGAGGGGAGGGAGTTCTGAGCTGGCTTTGGCTGGCCAGCCGAGGAGAGGAGTCAGAGCAAAGGTGACTTTGAGCTGCAGAGGGTGGCTGCTGGGGCCCAGAGCTGGCAGATGCCAGTGGCTGGCCTCCTTTGATGCTTCCctggtggcgggggtggggggcctGCCCAGGGGCTGAGCTTGTGATCGGCCAGCTGAGCCAGCTCTGTGGCCAGCAGCTAGGGGATGTTAAGAGTATCCAATGGGCATACAAAGAAGGAGGAAGCTCTTAACCAAACAGTCACCCGATGCCAGGAAATGCACGGGGTGGGTTATTCTTTACGAGtgtgctttattttctcttttgcaaatCCACTGGGCTCGCAGGCTTGGGTGTGTTGACTCATGGGCAGGTGGAGCCCCAGTAGGCGTGGATGGGGTCATTCTTGTGAGGTCTGCTGGTCCTCGCAGTGGGGTCAGCTTTATGCTGGCCAAGCAGGGGACAGGAACGTGGCAGTGGAGTCTGGAGCCAGGGCATGCAGCCAAGCCACCTGACCCAGCCCTTGAGTGCCTttgccctccttccctgcctgacAAGTTTATTAAGAGAAAACAGCCTTTCTGAGAACAGTGGGGAAAGACATTGCATTAGTGCTCAGATCAGGGTTAGATGTGGACGCATCTTCTCTTTTAAAACCAGACAATCTCCTATGGTGAAAGACTGAGGGAAGACTCGCATCTCCCAGAGCCCCCTCACCATCTTCCTTCCCCCATCACCGGTGCTGTGGGTCCTGGACCCAGACTacctggctctgctacttaccAACTATATGACCTTAGGCAAGAGATCTCACCACTCTTTGCTTCATCTGAAAAAGGAGGATGACAGCATATGTACCTCATCAGGTTGTGGTGAGAACTAAATGGGCTACTAGAAATAAACACTGGGGCAGAGCCCCCCCATCATGAAAGCTTACTAAATATGAACtattctccccttctccctcctcttcctctttcttatcATTGGCACCAACATCGCTAGTATCAAGTGTCATCAGAGGACCTTCCAAAGCACAGAACTAATTCTACCTTTTTCCTCATCAAGGTCCTCAAAGAGTCCCCAAGGTCCTGTGCAGGGGTCTCAAACTCTTGCTGCCTATGGGGGCTGGGCAGGTAAAATGAACAAGTGAGGACCCCTGTCCGCCCCACCCCAGCCAGTGGTATCAGGCCAGGTGGCACAGCATTGCCTCATCCTCCCACTGTTTCAGGGAAGCTTAGAATCCTGGTAGTGACATCATCactctcaattttaaaatgttggcatCTGAttcaaaaatgaaactgaaaaccaCTCTGTGGGCCACAGGAAGCACACACATGGAAGGAATTTGGCTTTGAAGGCTGTGACTCTAGGAGACAATCCTGACTCCCTATGCCGACGTTCACAACCCTCGATGTACCAGCTTCGGTTTACTCTTCCAAATTCATCTCCTGATCACTGCCTAGCAAACCGGGCTCAGGGTGACTTCATGGCAGGGAAGGCTGGTGGACATCCCTCTGTCCCATCAGAGTTGGGTGAAAGGCTGTGTCTGGGTCTTCTTTCCTGGTGCCTTCATCCATCCAAGATCACCTTTTCTTCCTTTGGGTTTCGTGTTCTCTGATGCTCCTCTTTTAGGCTTGGCCACAGCTGCCTTATCATAAAGTGCATTGTGTGCAAGATTTGGTCTCCTGCTGCATTCCAAGTCCTTGAGGACAGGCTGTAGCTGGCTCAGCTGTGGACCCTAAACCTATGTGGGGCTCTGCATGATTTGGGACAGTAGCCAGCAGGGATTGTCTTTACACTGAGTGGATTGGGGTGGACACTCAGGATGAAGCTCATTTCATCTCATCTCATGCTCACAGCTGCTTTGGGGAGAGACATGATTGTTGTCCCCATTTGACAGGAGAGGTAACTGGACCTCCAAGATTATGTCAACTGGCTTGTAAATGGGGACTCAAAGCCTTGTTTGCAGAGTCCAGAGTTTTACAGACCTGACTTCATCCAGCAGATGTGACCTCTTAGGAAGTCAGGTGTCCTCAGCCTGTCCCGCTGGTG
This region of Macaca fascicularis isolate 582-1 chromosome 1, T2T-MFA8v1.1 genomic DNA includes:
- the KLHDC7A gene encoding kelch domain-containing protein 7A isoform X1, which translates into the protein MFPRGAEAQDWHLDMQLTGKVVLSAAALLLVTVAYRLYKSRPAPAQRWGGNAQAEAKEEAEGSGQPAAQEASPGALQRGPRRRRSSKGSEAPQGCSWENPRGPCVLVTGATSTDRKPQRKGSGEELGGEGSDSEQVPPSCRVQEARTAVGGNPDPPHLPRLGSEPHSSPAGLIAAADGTCAGGEPAPWQDGKRPEHPGLGQLEPPHCHHVAPLQGSRDMNQSWVFTRVIGVSREEPGVLQAASDVGLTLHQQEGAPNASYTFSSIARVRMEENFIQKVEGVEPRLKGKVYDYYVESTSQAIFQGRLAPRTAALTEVPSPRTPPGSLGTGAASGGQAGDTKGAAERAASPHSGPSPSNRGFSRKESLLQIAENPELQLQPDGFRLPAPPCPDPGALPDSDRSSREPHVHLVAGTNFFHVPLTPASAPQVRLDLGNCYEVLTLAKRHNLESLKEAAYKVMSENYLQVLRSPDIYGCLSGAERELILQRRLQGRQYLVVADVCPKEDSGGLCCYDDEQDVWRPLARLPPEAVSRGCAICSLFNYLFVVSGCQGPGHQPSSRVFCYNPLTGIWSEVCPLNQARPHCRLVALDRHLYAIGGECLNSVERYDPRLDRWDFVPPLPSDTFALAHTATACAKEIFVTGGSLRFLLLRFSAQEQRWWACPTGGSKDRTAEMVAVNGFLYRFDLNRSLGIAVYRCSASTRLWYECATYRTPYPDAFQCTVVDNLIYCVGRRSTLCFLADSVSPRFVPKELQSFPAPQGTLLPTVLTLPTPDLPQTRV
- the KLHDC7A gene encoding kelch domain-containing protein 7A isoform X2 yields the protein MFPRGAEAQDWHLDMQLTGKVVLSAAALLLVTVAYRLYKSRPAPAQRWGGNAQAEAKEEAEGSGQPAAQEASPGALQRGPRRRRSSKGSEAPQGCSWENPRGPCVLVTGATSTDRKPQRKGSARVRMEENFIQKVEGVEPRLKGKVYDYYVESTSQAIFQGRLAPRTAALTEVPSPRTPPGSLGTGAASGGQAGDTKGAAERAASPHSGPSPSNRGFSRKESLLQIAENPELQLQPDGFRLPAPPCPDPGALPDSDRSSREPHVHLVAGTNFFHVPLTPASAPQVRLDLGNCYEVLTLAKRHNLESLKEAAYKVMSENYLQVLRSPDIYGCLSGAERELILQRRLQGRQYLVVADVCPKEDSGGLCCYDDEQDVWRPLARLPPEAVSRGCAICSLFNYLFVVSGCQGPGHQPSSRVFCYNPLTGIWSEVCPLNQARPHCRLVALDRHLYAIGGECLNSVERYDPRLDRWDFVPPLPSDTFALAHTATACAKEIFVTGGSLRFLLLRFSAQEQRWWACPTGGSKDRTAEMVAVNGFLYRFDLNRSLGIAVYRCSASTRLWYECATYRTPYPDAFQCTVVDNLIYCVGRRSTLCFLADSVSPRFVPKELQSFPAPQGTLLPTVLTLPTPDLPQTRV